The nucleotide sequence ATCCTTATCAACAAGATGTCATACTGGGGGTTTGTGGCGTAGCCTGCCTGTCTTAGTCCTCTTGCCCATGCCTTATAATCATGAGGGTCGAGTTCGAACAGCCCCGCATATCTCGATCGTCCTGTAAGAAAATCACTGTGGTCGCGGAAAGATTCTTCGGCATTCCTGTAGCGTCTGAAGCATTCATTGCGCTCATCGTCGTCATGGTAGATTCTTCTCCCGGTCCAGTCATGGCACTTAATCCCGAAATGGTTGTTGGCACGTCTGGCAAGGGTGCTTCTTCCATCGCCCGATTCAAGAATTGCCTGGGCCATCTTAATACTGGCGGGTATACCTGTTCTTCTCATCTCCCTTATAGCAATGTCACTGTAGGTCTCAATATATTCAGCCCTGGAGTTTGGTGTTGCAGTTGGTAGGTGCCTCGGAGTGCCGCATGCGGTGATCAGGATTAATAAAAGAACCGGATGCCGGAAACTCTTCATAGATATTTGATTATAATTGATTTAAAATTATTAATTTTCCGGTTATAAGCCCAAATATAATATGTTTTTAACAGCTTAACAGGTAATAATATTGTATATGTGTGAATATACCATAAATATAACAGTATCGGAATATGAATCTGCAGATGAACTTGCAGAAAAATTCAGGGAGCTTGTAATACGGGCACGGCAGATCGCACAATCTGCCTATATCCCATATTCCGGCTTCGGGGTTGGCGCTGCCCTTCTCCTGGAAGACGGTGCGATTATAACCGGGAACAACCAGGAGAACGCTGCATATCCATCAGGGAACTGCGCAGAGAGGATAGCACTCTATTATGCGAATTCCCAGTTTCCGGAGAAATCCGTAATTGCGCTGGCAATATCAGGGATTGATAAAAACGGAGAAAGGGTCGAACTTCCCATTTATCCCTGCGGAGCATGCCGTCAGGTAATGCTTGAGACAGAAACACGATTCGGAAACAAAATCAAACTCTTTTTTGACGGGAAGAGCAGGATACAATCGGTTGGGAGTGCCCGGGAGATTTTGCCATTAAGCTTTGACAAAAACGCCCTCTTTCCGGTCAGTCATTAATCTGACAGCTATCAGCAGATTCTCAACAGGCTTTCTGGCCAGTCATTTTTATTGTACAGGTAAAACCAGGCTCCTGGTGAGACTGAATTCTGATTTTACAGGTAAAGGTTAGAATTCTGAAAGGATTTTTCTGAATGCACTGTTGGGTATCGTACCTTTATCATCCTCACTGTACTCTTTTTTGAGCCGGTTCAGAAAATACATGTCAACCTGGCCTTTGTTGCGAACATCTATCCTGCCCCTGTAGCTGCAATCAAAATAATTATGGATATAGCTGTATGTCGAGCCCGAAATATTTATCTGGTTTGGTTCACCGCTTGTTTCAATCCTGCTTGCAGTATTAACGGCGTCTCCCCAGATATCATAGGCCATTTTGTTATTACCTATAACTCCTGCTATTACCTCACCTGTGTGAATGCCCAGCCTTATTCTCCATTCAGGCTTGTTCTCCTTTTTCTGGTGTTTATTGGTCTCTTTTACAAATTTCAGCATCTCAAGTGATGCCAGAGCGGTGTCAATGGGATTACTGCGGTTCCTGAGGGGCAATCCTCCTGCACACATATAGGAATCACCTATGGTTTTTATCTTTTCGATATAATGATCTTTTGATATTGCATCAAATTTCTCAAAGTACATGCTCAGCTCTTTTATAAGATCGTGAATTGAGAGCTGGTCGGATATGCTTGAGAAGCCCACAAAGTCGGTAAACACTATAGATACCATCCTGTAATGCTTAGGTTTGGTATAGCCTTTTACTTTTAACTGTTCCGCAATTTCGTAGGGGAAAATATTGATCAGAAGGTTGTCTGCAAGTTTCTTTTGCTCTTCTGCCAGTTTTTTTTGCAGGGTAATCTCTTTTTGCTGTTCCTCAAGCTTTTTGTTTATCTGTTCAAGGTTGACGGTAAGGTCTACCATATCCTGATTCAGCTCAAGCAGTCTCTCCTGTGCAGTCTTCAATTTTGTCACATCTGTTTCAACCGCTATAAAGCTGGTTATTTCTCCATTGCCTTCAATTACAGGTGTTAGCGATGTCTGGATCCATTTTATTTCACCTGATCCTGTCTTGTGCCTGTTCTCATAGACCTGCCATTTACGGTCTTTTTTGCATTTTTTAAATGCTTCTGAGAACTCAGCTGAAATTTTGGGCAGGTTTTTGCCGTGCCTGTTTCCAAACTCAGCAAGGCTGCATTCATATAACTTTTCGAAGGCCTTGTTAGCCCACTCAAGGTCGCCATTTGTATTTGTGATAAGCACCGAATTCTCAGATTTGTCAGCTACAAGCGATAGTTTTCGGAGTTCGGCGGACTGGTTAATGTTTTCACGGTAAAGATTGTTTCTCTTTATCAGAAACTTGATTCTTAATATCAATTCGACCCGTTGAACGGGTTTTTTTATGAAGTCATCTGTACCGGCAATGATAGCTGACTGCACTTCCTTGGAGACAAACATGGTAGTCATAAGTACGGGCGTACTTATAAGGAGAGGGTTATCCCTGATCATGTTGAGAAACGTGATGCCCTTGTCTTTAACATCTTCAAAATCCAGAATTATCAGATCAGGAATCTCTGAAATATCCGGAACCTCATTATCTTTTCCGGATAATCTGCAATACACAGAAAATTCCTGTGTAAATGGTTCAATGGCTTTTCTTAAAAGGGACATTGATCTGTCGTCGTCACCCGCTATCAGAATCCTGTATCTCATGTTATCAGCTGTGACAATATTAATGAGTTAAATGCTGAACTGGTAATATGGCAGTTAAAAATAGTAATTTATTGCCTGATCATTGGTTTCCGGCTCTTAATTTTTTAAGATAAATATCCCATAGTATGTGACCGGAGGGATCTGCCCTGATTATTGTTTCCTGGCCGCTCACCGGGTGTTTAAACGAGATATCCCTCGAATGAAGGGCTATCCCCCCGTTTTCAAGTGACCTGGGATATCCGTACTTGAGATCGCCCACAATTGGGCTTCCGATAGCAGACAACTGGCAGCGTATCTGGTGATGTCTGCCGGTAAGAAGATCAACTTCAAGCAGGTAGTAATTTCTGAATTTATAAATTACACTGTAGTTCAGCTTTGCTTCTTTTGCTCCTTTGGTAGTTCTGCCGGTAATAAATGATTTGTTCTTTTCCCGGTCTTTTTTCAGAAAGTGTACCAGTGAGCCTTTGTTTTCAGGTGGTTTGACTCCGGTAATTGCCCAATAAGTCTTTTTGACGTTTCCGGTTTTGAATAGATTATTCATCCTTGCAAGAGCCTTCCCTGTTTTTGCGAATAAAACAGCCCCGCTTACCGGTCTGTCAAGCCTGTGGATGACACCGAGAAACACGTTTCCCGGTTTGTTATATTTCTCCCTGACCCATATTTTCAGAGCTTCCTGAAGCGTCTGATCTCCCGTACTGTCGCCCTGTACGAGATCCGAGCATTTTTTGTTTACTGCAATCAGGTGATTGTCTTCATATATTACAAGAGGTTTCTGGCTAATGCCTGGCTGTATATCAGTATTGTTCTCGCTCATTGGGGAAGCTCCTGTTTTTTACGTCTTCGGTGTAGCTCTGAACGGCTCCTTTAATTTCTTCATAAAGATTGTGATATCTTCTGAGGAACCTTGGTGAGAATTCCTGGATAATTCCAAGCATATCGTGGAGCACAAGAACCTGTCCGTCAACATCAGCCCCGGCGCCTATGCCTATTACCGGGATCTTCAGTTCCGATGACACTTTAGCTGCCAGTATTGCCGGTATTTTTTCCAGTACTATGGCAAAGCAGCCGGCCTCTTCCAGCAACCTTGCATCCTCAACAAGCTTCCCGGCTTCCTCTTCTTCAGTGGCCCTGACTACGTATGTCCCGAATTTGTGGATTGACTGAGGCATCAGACCGAGATGTCCCATTACCGGTATCCCGGCCGAAAGGATCCGTCTGACAGATTCTATGATCTCATGTCCTCCTTCCATTTTAACAGCGTGACCTCCGGTCTCTTTCATTATCCGGATTGCCGATGACATTGCTTCCCTGGAATTTCCCTGGTAAGTCCCGAACGGCATATCAACCACAACAAGGGCCCTGTTTATGGCCCGTACAACAGATGTGGCATGGTATATCATATGTTCCAGTGTAATAGGAAGGGTTGATTCGTTACCTGCCATTACATTAGAAGCTGAATCCCCTACAAGGACAATATCGATCCCTGTTGCATCGATTATTCTGGCCATTGAGTAATCATAGGCGGTTATCATAGCTATCTTCTCTCCGTGCAGCTTCATCTCCTGCAGGACATGTGTGGTAACCTTCCTTGGCTTTGAGCTTTTGTATACCGACATCCTTTTTCAGCAATTGATTTGAAAACAAATATACATGACAATTTTAAAATGACACACAGGCAGATGCAATTTTGCACGAGTTGAAAATTCCATAATAAACATTGTATTAAGTGAAAAACCGGTAACCTGATGTGTCACTCTGCCTTTTTGTCACCCTGCCGGTGCTATTTATGATAAAATAACGGTGCCATTATTGCATAATGTTGCCATGACTCCCAATTGGCACAATGATTGATTAATACTTTAACCAAAAATAATTCTATAAACTGAAATTATATTATGGGTAAAATAATTGGAATAGATCTGGGTACAACAAACAGTTGCGTATCTGTTATGGAGGGTAACGAACCTGTTGTTATTCCCAACAGCGAGGGGAAAAGAACAACTCCCTCAATTGTTGCTTTTGTTGATAACGGTGAAAGAAAAGTTGGCGATCCGGCAAAGCGGCAGGCAATAACCAATCCTGAAAGGACAATTTCGTCCATCAAGCGTTTTATGGGCGAAACCTATGATAAACTTTCGCCTGAGATCGGTAGGGTTTCATTTAAGGTTGAAAAGGGTGATAACAACACTCCGCGTATTATTATAGGTGACCGTAAATATTCACCGCAGGAGATTTCAGCCATGGTGCTTCAAAAGATGAAGAAAACCGCTGAAGACTATCTGGGACAGGAAGTGACGGAGGCAGTGATTACCGTACCAGCCTATTTTAGTGACTCTCAACGACAGGCTACAAAGGAGGCAGGAGAAATCGCCGGTCTTAAAGTTAAAAGGATTATCAATGAACCGACTGCTGCTGCACTGGCTTACGGTCTTGACAAAAAATCCCAGGACCTGAAAATAGCTGTATATGACCTTGGCGGGGGTACTTTTGATATTTCTATCCTTGAACTGGGCGATGGCGTGTTTGAAGTCAAATCTACAAATGGTGACACACATCTGGGTGGAGATGACTTTGACCAGGTTATTATTGACTGGCTGGCCGAGGAGTTTAAGAAAGATGAGGGGATTGATCTTAAGAGGGACCCCATGGCCCTCCAGAGGCTTAAGGAAGCAGCTGAGAAAGCCAAGATTGAGCTTTCCAGCTCAACAAGTACAGAGATCAACCTGCCTTATATAATGCCGGTCGACGGTATTCCCAAACACATTGTAAAGACATTGACCAGGTCGCATTTCGAGAAACTCAGTGATAAGCTTATTCAGGCCACCATAGAGCCATGCAAGAAGGCGCTTAAAGACAGCGGATTAGCAGCCAATGAGATCAATGAAGTTATCCTTGTTGGAGGATCCACACGTATGCCTGCCATACAGAAAGTGGTTGAACAGTTTTTCGGGAAGACACCCTCCAAGGGGGTTAATCCTGATGAAGTAGTTGCAATAGGTGCTGCAATCCAGGGAGGTGTTTTAACTGGTGAAGTAAAGGACGTTCTTCTGCTCGATGTTACCCCCCTGTCTCTTGGAATTGAAACCATGGGCGGTGTAATGACCAGGCTTATTGAGTCGAATACCACAATACCGACCAAGAAAACTGAGACATTTACAACGGCGGCCGACAATCAGCCTTCAGTTGAGATCCACGTTCTGCAGGGTGAAAGGCCGGTGGCCACCGGTAACAAAACTATCGGAAGGTTCCACCTTGATGGGATACCTCCTGCACCCAGGGGCGTACCGCAGGTTGAGGTTACGTTTGACATTGATGCAAACGGGATACTTAATGTTTCTGCAAGGGACAAGGGAACCAACAAACAGCAGAGTATAAGGATCGAGGCATCATCAGGACTGAATGAAGAGGAGATTAAGAGGATGCGCGAGGAAGCAAAAGCTCATGAAGAAGAAGATAAAAAGACCCGGGAAAAGGCTGACAAAATGAATGCCGCTGACAGCCTTATTTTCCAGACAGAAAAACAGCTCAAGGAGTTTGGTGATAAATTGCCCGCCGACAAAAAGGGTCCCATAGAGGATGCCCTTGGAAAACTTAAGGAGGCACACAAAAACCAGGATCTGGAAGCAATAGATAAGGCAACGGCCGAGCTCAATACCGTATGGCAGGCAGCATCTGAAGAGATGTACAAAACCAGCCAGGCCCAGTCCGGACAGCAATCCCCTCAGGAGGGTGCCGCTGAAGATGATACCTCCAATCAGGGCCCTAAAGATGATGGCGATGTGACCGACGTTGATTTTGAGGAGGTTAAGTAGTTTTTTCATTAATATAAAAGGTGCTGTCTTTTCTAAGGCAGCATTTTTTTTGCGGTAGATATACTTTCAGACCCGCATCCGCACGTTATTTTTGTCAGAGATTGATAACGTATCGGGTAATATTAACACTCCGGCGGACATAAATGCCGGAATAACCAGATTTATATGGATAACAAAACCAGGATATTATTTTCAGCTTTTTTGTTCTTCATCCTGTTTGCCGGTCCGGCAGGTGCCAGTCAAACAGATACAGTAAACTATACAGACAGTGACGGATACAGGCAGGGATACTGGGAGCAGAGGTACAGCAATAATAATTTGCGTTACACAGGTTGGTTCGTGGATGACAGGCCTTCTGGTGAATTTACCAGGTACTTTCCCACAGGGAATGTAATGGCGGTAATGAATTTTTGTGAAGACGGTGTACGTGCTGAAGCAGAGCTGTATTATGATAATGGAAATCTTGCTGCCAGGGGATTGTATGTCAATGAAAAAAAAGACAGTGTCTGGAAGTATTTCTCATATTACGAAAAGCACCTTGCATCGGTTGAAACCTACAATCATGGGGTAAAAGAAGGATTATCAGCTGTATATCTTCCCAACGGAAACATTTCAGAATCCTTTAAATTCAGTAATGATAAGAGGAACGGGCCATGGATACAGTATTACAGCAACGGGAATGTTAAGTCACGCTCTGAATTTGCTGACGATATGAGGCACGGTGATTTTGTGCTTTATTCGCCTGGTGGCAGGAAAGAGATAGCCGGCAGCTATAAAAGGAACAGGATGCATGGTGAGTGGATATTTTATAATGAAAGGGGAGAGGTAATTTCCTCTGTTATCTATGTAAATGGGGTTGCCGAGAATGAAGGCGAAATGATAGAAGCATTACAGGAGGAGTTCAAACAGATAGAGGAGATGCGGGGCAAAATTCCCGAGCCTGACGAATCGGATCTGTTTAATCCCGGCAGGCGTTGATGTGTTAAATGCTTATTTTTAGGGGACATATTAAATCATACGGTGTTATGGATAACAGTGATCTTATAATTAAAATTCTCAGGGAAAACGGAGCGATGCGTCCGGGTGAAATTGCCGGCAAGGCTGGCCTGGATAAAAAGGATGTTGATAATTCAATAAAGAAACTAAAGGCAGAGGAGAAGATCTTCTCTCCGAAAAGGTGTTTCTATGATGTAAGGGGCTGAGAGCCTGGTTTCTTATTTTTGTTGTACTTCTTTTTGCCCTGGTTTTTACCTTTTTTGGTTTTCCGGTCAGATGAATGATATGATGAAGCTTTGAATGAGTATTCAGGACCTTTTCCTATATGCGGGGGAAGAGGTATTTTATGTATATCCGTTCCGATCAGCCTTTCTATATTCCTGAAGCTCCTAACCTCTTTCCCGTTAATGAATGTCAGGGCCACACCTGTCTGTTCCGCCCTTGCGGTACGCCCTACACGGTGAACATAATCCTCAGCGTCTGCCGGTACATCGTAGTTAATGATAAGATCTATACTGTCAATATCAATACCGCGGGAAACAATATCGGTTGCAACAAGTATCTGGAATTTCCTGTTTTTAAAGTCATTGAGGACTGAAATGCGTTCGTGTTGTTCAAGATCTGAATGAATGGACCCGCAGGTGAGACCGTCTTTCTTTAGTTGCTTGTAAAGGGATTTTACATTTTTTTTGGTCGCTGAAAATATGAGTATGCTTTTCAATTCAGGTTTGTCATGAAGCAGGTCCATAATGAGTGCCTGCTTTTGTTCGTCATGAACCAGGTAGGCTCCCTGCAGAACACCTTCGGCAGGTTTTGCAAGAGATATGTTTACCTCCAAAGGATCGGTAAGAATCTTTTTTGCCAGTTGTCTTATCTTCGGAGGCATTGTGGCAGAGAACATAAGTGTCTGCCTTTTCTGGGGAAGAGCACCTATGATCTTGACGATGTCTTCATAGAATCCCATGTCGAGCATCCTGTCAGCCTCGTCCAGCACGAGGGTCCTGAGGCTTTCGGCCCTGAGATACTCAAGGTTTATTAAAGAAATCAGCCGGCCTGGGGTGGCAATGATCATATTCACTCCCTCTGCAACGGCTGATTTTTGCCGCTCCCATGAGTCCCCGTCACCTCCTCCGTAAACTGCCACTGAGCTAACCGGCACAAAATATGAAAAACCCTGGAGCTGCTGATCGATCTGTATTGCCAGTTCCCTTGTCGGAACAATAACAAGTAGCTTAATGCCATCGAAATCATTATTTTCAACTAATTTTTGCAGTACAGGAAGAAGGAAAGCGGCGGTTTTCCCGGTCCCTGTCTGTGCGCAGGCTATAAGGTCCCTCCCCTGAAGTATTACAGGAATTGTTTGTGTCTGAACCGGTGTTGGCTTAATAAAGCCCATTGAATCAATGCTCTCCTCTATCAATGAGTGAAATCCGAAATCTTTAAAGCTGTGCATGCTATAATAGTTTATCCTGGTCTTTGGCTTTTCCAGACCTGCAAAGATACAAACATATTTTGTTGGATTCTCCTTATGCCGGCTTATCCGAGGCTACCTGCACAGGGGCTTCTGGTGAGACTATCTTGATCATGTATATGTTGCAAGGCTGGCCATAAAGATTTCAGAAAGGAGGCTGGTCATTGTCGATGTCAATGTCCCTGTTTGAGCTGAACCCCTTTGAGAACTCGCTGTTTTCATTCATTTTTGATCCCAGTGTGACCGATGCATCATCCTCTGCTATAGGTTGCAGATCATCTTCAAGCTCTGTAAAGCTTGCTGATTCTGCATTGAACTTCAGTTTTACATCACCAATCGGTCCGTTCCTGTGTTTGGCAATTAGGATCTCGGCGATCCCTATGTTGGAATTTCCTTCGTCGTCTTCAAGAAAACCATAATATTCAGGTCTGTGGATAAACAAAACCATGTCGGCATCCTGCTCGATTGCTCCCGATTCCCTGAGGTCTGAAAGCTGAGGGCGCTTGGTGCCCCCCCTTGTTTCAACCGCCCTGTTTAACTGTGAGAGAGCAATAACAGGAACATCCAGTTCTTTGGAAATCGCCTTAAGAGACCGCGAGATGGTTGATACCTCCTGTTCCCGGTTACCCCTGGTTTCGACTGTTCCTGTCATAAGCTGGAGGTAGTCAATGATTATGAGCTCTATGTTGTGCTGTCTCTTCAGTCTCCTGCATTTTGCCCGCAGTTCATAGATTGATATGGCGGGGGTGTCGTCGATAAAGACAGGTGCATCAACAAGATTTTTAATCTTGATCTCAAGCTGTTCCCATTCATAGTCGTGCAGTTTGCCGTTCCTTATACGGTCTGAGGGTAGTTTGGTCTCACTTACTATAAGCCTGTTTACGAGCTGTATGGATGCCATCTCAAGAGAAAAAACAGCCACCGGTCTCTTATGCTCAACAGCTATATTCCTTGTCATTGAGAGGACAAAGGCTGTCTTACCCATGGAAGGTCTGGCAGCTATTATCACCAGATCTGATTTCTGCCATCCTGATGTTATACGGTCGATCTTTGTGAAGCCGCTCGGTATTCCGCTCAGATGATCCTCTCTCTTGCCCGATTCTTCGATCTGGTTTATCGCCTCTTTTATGAGAACGTTTATCCTGACAGTCTCTTTTTTTATGTTCCCCTCTGCTATATTGAAGAGCTCGGTCTCTGAATAGTCCAGCAGATCATCAACATCGGAGCCCTCGTCATATGATCGGTTCTGAATCTCAGATGATATCCTGATAAGTTCGCGCTGGATGAACTTCTGTGCTATAATGCGGGCATGGTATTCAATATGTGCTGCCGATGATACCCGGCTGGTTAGCTGGGTAATGTAAAATGCACCTCCGACAGCTTCAAGTTGTTTTTGCTTTTTCAACTCCTCTGTCACTGTCAGTATGTCTATCGGTTTTTCCTCCAGTGACAAACTCATTATAGCTGTGTAAATCTTCTGGTGCGCCTCTTTGTAAAAGCTTTCCGGCTTAAGAAGGTCAAGCACTGCAATTAGGGCATCCTTCTCAAGCATTATTGCCCCGAGAACGGTTTCTTCCAACTCAATAGCCTGGGGAGGGATCTTGCCGTAATCCTGGGCTGGCTGTATCCTTGCAAAGCTGCTTTTAACTGGTTTTTCCATTATATTTGTTTTCTGTTCCGGCAGCTTCAAAATTAATTAATAACCCGGGCCTTCCGAAAAAGAACCCGGTTTCTTTTTAAACAACCGGGTGTTGAAAAATATGTGTAAATTGTTTAAAAAAGCAGGTAATGATAGTTTTTTCCAACGCCAAGATAAATATAGGGTTGCATATCACCGCAAAAAGGGATGACGGTTATCATAACATTGAAACATTGTTTTACCCTGTAAGACTTGCTGATATAATTGAGATACTGCCTGTTAAAGGCAAAGGAGACCATCTGCTTGTAAATACCGGCGACACTGTCGACGCTGACCCTTCCCGGAACTTATGTATAAAAGCTCTTGATGCTCTGGATGGTTTGATTGAAACCCGCAGGCTGAAGATACATCTTCACAAGCTGGTACCGCAGGGTGCCGGATTGGGCGGCGGATCATCCAATGCTGCCTTTGTCCTTATGGCTGCAAACAGGATTCTTGAGGGAGGCCTGGATAGGTCCGTTATGGCATCCGTCGCAGGGAGTATAGGCAGTGACTGCCCGTTTTTTATCCATAACCGGCCCCTGTTCGCTCATGGTCGCGGTGACCAGTTTGAACCCTCCGGGATATCTCTTGCAGGATACATTATAGTTATCGTTTTCCCGGGTATTCGCGTAAATACTGCCTGGGCATATGCCATGGTTAAACCTGAAAAAAATAAGTGCCAGCTTAGAGAGGTCCTGTCGGATGGCCCTGAAACATGGAGAGGAAGGGTTATCAATGATTTTGAGCTGCCGGTATTCAGGGCGCATCCTGAAATCGGGAAAGTCAAAAGAGTTCTTGAAGATTCCGGGGCCCTTTATGCTTCATTGACCGGGAGCGGGGGGGCTGTATACGGGATATTTTCTGAAAAAAGCAATACCCGCAAAATCATCGGAAAATTTGCGGGTATGTTTGTTTGGAGCGGGGCTCTTGATTAAGCCTGTTCAGGTGTCATTTCCGGAGGCTGTGGCAGAAGTTCCCGTCCCGTATCCCAGCTCAACCAAAATCTTTCCTTTAGGGACTCTTGCTCCCTCATCCATGTTTATAGCCTCAACAATACCTTCAATGGGGCTTTTGATCAGATTTTGCATTTTCATGGCCTCGAGGATAAAAAGGGTTTCCCCTTTTTTAACACACTGTCCCTTTTTGACCAGTATCTTCACTACTGTACCCGGGATAAAAGAATATATCTTGTTTTTCTCGGGTTTTGCCCATGCAGATCTGGCTTCATATTTTCGGTGCAGTGTCGTCCGGTATTTGGTGCCGTCAATCACCAGTGACCTGCACCTTATTTTTTTATCTTCACAATCATTTTTATTCATCTAGTTCAGGTTATGGTTCCGGTCAGGGCCGGATACCTGTTTAAACACTATGCCTGACAGACCTGGTTATATCCTGATTGTTTTTAGCCTGCCGGTTTTCCTGACCGTTGTCAGAACGGGGGTATTCCATGCTTCTTACTTGGCAGGAAAACGGACTTGTTGCCTGAAACCTCGATTGCATGGAGGAGCAGCTGCCTGGTCTCTTCGGGTTCAATTACCGAATCTACGTATCCTCTCGCTGCTGCTACATAAGGGTTAGCAAACTTTTCCTTGTACTCTTTGACTTTTTGTTTTCGGGTCTTGTCAGGATCTTTGGATTCCATTATCTCCTTCCTGAAAATAATGTTTGCTGCCCCTTCTGGCCCCATAACAGCAATCTCGGCAGTTGGCCATGCAAATACGAAGTCCGCTCTCAGATGCCTTGAACTCATTGCTATGTAACCACCGCCATAGGCT is from Marinilabiliales bacterium and encodes:
- a CDS encoding cytidine deaminase; translation: MCEYTINITVSEYESADELAEKFRELVIRARQIAQSAYIPYSGFGVGAALLLEDGAIITGNNQENAAYPSGNCAERIALYYANSQFPEKSVIALAISGIDKNGERVELPIYPCGACRQVMLETETRFGNKIKLFFDGKSRIQSVGSAREILPLSFDKNALFPVSH
- a CDS encoding PAS domain-containing protein, with product MRYRILIAGDDDRSMSLLRKAIEPFTQEFSVYCRLSGKDNEVPDISEIPDLIILDFEDVKDKGITFLNMIRDNPLLISTPVLMTTMFVSKEVQSAIIAGTDDFIKKPVQRVELILRIKFLIKRNNLYRENINQSAELRKLSLVADKSENSVLITNTNGDLEWANKAFEKLYECSLAEFGNRHGKNLPKISAEFSEAFKKCKKDRKWQVYENRHKTGSGEIKWIQTSLTPVIEGNGEITSFIAVETDVTKLKTAQERLLELNQDMVDLTVNLEQINKKLEEQQKEITLQKKLAEEQKKLADNLLINIFPYEIAEQLKVKGYTKPKHYRMVSIVFTDFVGFSSISDQLSIHDLIKELSMYFEKFDAISKDHYIEKIKTIGDSYMCAGGLPLRNRSNPIDTALASLEMLKFVKETNKHQKKENKPEWRIRLGIHTGEVIAGVIGNNKMAYDIWGDAVNTASRIETSGEPNQINISGSTYSYIHNYFDCSYRGRIDVRNKGQVDMYFLNRLKKEYSEDDKGTIPNSAFRKILSEF
- a CDS encoding RNA pseudouridine synthase; translation: MSENNTDIQPGISQKPLVIYEDNHLIAVNKKCSDLVQGDSTGDQTLQEALKIWVREKYNKPGNVFLGVIHRLDRPVSGAVLFAKTGKALARMNNLFKTGNVKKTYWAITGVKPPENKGSLVHFLKKDREKNKSFITGRTTKGAKEAKLNYSVIYKFRNYYLLEVDLLTGRHHQIRCQLSAIGSPIVGDLKYGYPRSLENGGIALHSRDISFKHPVSGQETIIRADPSGHILWDIYLKKLRAGNQ
- the panB gene encoding 3-methyl-2-oxobutanoate hydroxymethyltransferase codes for the protein MSVYKSSKPRKVTTHVLQEMKLHGEKIAMITAYDYSMARIIDATGIDIVLVGDSASNVMAGNESTLPITLEHMIYHATSVVRAINRALVVVDMPFGTYQGNSREAMSSAIRIMKETGGHAVKMEGGHEIIESVRRILSAGIPVMGHLGLMPQSIHKFGTYVVRATEEEEAGKLVEDARLLEEAGCFAIVLEKIPAILAAKVSSELKIPVIGIGAGADVDGQVLVLHDMLGIIQEFSPRFLRRYHNLYEEIKGAVQSYTEDVKNRSFPNEREQY
- the dnaK gene encoding molecular chaperone DnaK → MGKIIGIDLGTTNSCVSVMEGNEPVVIPNSEGKRTTPSIVAFVDNGERKVGDPAKRQAITNPERTISSIKRFMGETYDKLSPEIGRVSFKVEKGDNNTPRIIIGDRKYSPQEISAMVLQKMKKTAEDYLGQEVTEAVITVPAYFSDSQRQATKEAGEIAGLKVKRIINEPTAAALAYGLDKKSQDLKIAVYDLGGGTFDISILELGDGVFEVKSTNGDTHLGGDDFDQVIIDWLAEEFKKDEGIDLKRDPMALQRLKEAAEKAKIELSSSTSTEINLPYIMPVDGIPKHIVKTLTRSHFEKLSDKLIQATIEPCKKALKDSGLAANEINEVILVGGSTRMPAIQKVVEQFFGKTPSKGVNPDEVVAIGAAIQGGVLTGEVKDVLLLDVTPLSLGIETMGGVMTRLIESNTTIPTKKTETFTTAADNQPSVEIHVLQGERPVATGNKTIGRFHLDGIPPAPRGVPQVEVTFDIDANGILNVSARDKGTNKQQSIRIEASSGLNEEEIKRMREEAKAHEEEDKKTREKADKMNAADSLIFQTEKQLKEFGDKLPADKKGPIEDALGKLKEAHKNQDLEAIDKATAELNTVWQAASEEMYKTSQAQSGQQSPQEGAAEDDTSNQGPKDDGDVTDVDFEEVK
- a CDS encoding MarR family transcriptional regulator, with product MDNSDLIIKILRENGAMRPGEIAGKAGLDKKDVDNSIKKLKAEEKIFSPKRCFYDVRG
- a CDS encoding DEAD/DEAH box helicase; translated protein: MHSFKDFGFHSLIEESIDSMGFIKPTPVQTQTIPVILQGRDLIACAQTGTGKTAAFLLPVLQKLVENNDFDGIKLLVIVPTRELAIQIDQQLQGFSYFVPVSSVAVYGGGDGDSWERQKSAVAEGVNMIIATPGRLISLINLEYLRAESLRTLVLDEADRMLDMGFYEDIVKIIGALPQKRQTLMFSATMPPKIRQLAKKILTDPLEVNISLAKPAEGVLQGAYLVHDEQKQALIMDLLHDKPELKSILIFSATKKNVKSLYKQLKKDGLTCGSIHSDLEQHERISVLNDFKNRKFQILVATDIVSRGIDIDSIDLIINYDVPADAEDYVHRVGRTARAEQTGVALTFINGKEVRSFRNIERLIGTDIHKIPLPPHIGKGPEYSFKASSYHSSDRKTKKGKNQGKKKYNKNKKPGSQPLTS
- the dnaB gene encoding replicative DNA helicase — encoded protein: MEKPVKSSFARIQPAQDYGKIPPQAIELEETVLGAIMLEKDALIAVLDLLKPESFYKEAHQKIYTAIMSLSLEEKPIDILTVTEELKKQKQLEAVGGAFYITQLTSRVSSAAHIEYHARIIAQKFIQRELIRISSEIQNRSYDEGSDVDDLLDYSETELFNIAEGNIKKETVRINVLIKEAINQIEESGKREDHLSGIPSGFTKIDRITSGWQKSDLVIIAARPSMGKTAFVLSMTRNIAVEHKRPVAVFSLEMASIQLVNRLIVSETKLPSDRIRNGKLHDYEWEQLEIKIKNLVDAPVFIDDTPAISIYELRAKCRRLKRQHNIELIIIDYLQLMTGTVETRGNREQEVSTISRSLKAISKELDVPVIALSQLNRAVETRGGTKRPQLSDLRESGAIEQDADMVLFIHRPEYYGFLEDDEGNSNIGIAEILIAKHRNGPIGDVKLKFNAESASFTELEDDLQPIAEDDASVTLGSKMNENSEFSKGFSSNRDIDIDNDQPPF